One stretch of Ornithinimicrobium ciconiae DNA includes these proteins:
- a CDS encoding Maf family protein, with product MPIRLVLASASPARLSTLRSAGVEPTVIVSSVDEDTVLTAAQTAAAEPLDAADIALLLARAKCEDVAATAPDADLVLGCDSVLELDGEVHGKPADPAEAVSRWQRMRGRSGILHSGHWVIDRRDPDEGGTGGTVGASTSTLVHFADLSDEEIEAYVATGEPLRVAGAFTVDGLGGPYVRGIEGDYHAVVGVSLPVLRELLLDLQIPWHTLRSAV from the coding sequence GTGCCGATCCGACTCGTCCTCGCCTCCGCCTCCCCCGCCCGTCTGAGCACCCTGCGCTCAGCCGGTGTCGAGCCCACGGTGATCGTCTCCTCCGTCGATGAGGACACTGTCCTGACAGCGGCTCAGACGGCAGCAGCCGAGCCGCTCGACGCGGCCGACATCGCCCTGCTGCTGGCCCGCGCCAAGTGCGAGGACGTGGCTGCGACCGCCCCTGACGCCGACCTGGTGCTCGGCTGCGACTCGGTCCTCGAGCTCGACGGCGAGGTGCACGGCAAGCCCGCCGACCCGGCCGAGGCAGTCAGTCGCTGGCAGCGGATGCGGGGGCGCTCCGGCATACTCCACAGCGGGCACTGGGTCATCGACCGACGCGACCCTGACGAGGGAGGCACCGGCGGCACGGTCGGCGCCTCGACCTCGACACTGGTGCACTTCGCCGATCTCAGTGACGAGGAGATCGAGGCCTATGTCGCCACCGGCGAGCCGCTGCGGGTGGCCGGGGCGTTCACCGTCGACGGGCTCGGTGGCCCCTACGTGCGAGGCATCGAGGGTGACTACCACGCGGTCGTGGGAGTCAGCCTGCCCGTCCTGCGTGAGCTGCTCCTGGACCTCCAGATCCCCTGGCACACACTGCGATCGGCCGTATGA
- a CDS encoding DUF998 domain-containing protein: MPYWVGALGAVLFVIVFLLDGMTRPGYSPSRHTVSALALGPRGWLQRANFVVCGAAITGSAITLLTSGDHRMLGLVLTMFGLGLVVSVVPMDPMRGYPPGTPERDPAEFSTAHAVHDGAGMVVFFALPVIAAVSAFALPGIAWTVGGLLVALVLLVGLSAFDRTWREDSPTTGTAQRSALVPGLLWVALVFLAFA; this comes from the coding sequence ATGCCCTACTGGGTCGGCGCCCTCGGCGCCGTGCTGTTCGTGATCGTCTTCCTCCTCGACGGGATGACGCGACCGGGCTACTCCCCCAGCCGGCACACGGTGAGTGCGCTGGCGCTCGGTCCGCGGGGTTGGCTCCAGCGCGCCAACTTCGTGGTGTGCGGGGCAGCTATCACCGGCAGCGCAATCACCCTGCTCACCTCCGGCGACCACCGCATGCTGGGTCTGGTCCTGACGATGTTCGGGCTGGGGCTGGTCGTCTCCGTGGTCCCGATGGACCCGATGCGGGGCTATCCGCCGGGCACCCCCGAGCGCGATCCCGCGGAGTTCTCCACCGCACACGCCGTGCACGACGGCGCCGGGATGGTCGTCTTCTTCGCCCTGCCGGTCATCGCTGCGGTCTCCGCCTTCGCCCTGCCGGGGATCGCCTGGACGGTCGGCGGACTGCTCGTCGCCCTCGTCCTCCTGGTCGGCCTGAGTGCTTTCGACCGGACCTGGCGAGAGGACTCCCCGACCACCGGGACCGCCCAGCGATCAGCCCTCGTGCCAGGGCTGCTGTGGGTGGCGCTCGTCTTCCTGGCCTTCGCCTGA
- a CDS encoding transglutaminase-like domain-containing protein, with translation MNTHQKAAFRADQHTAYSDPGPWGHLLAAIDPDVESVSAAARNVIVHYREAMADLPTHTREDIHGRWLVRILARDQARHGVGLAEHRELTQRVQGCCRDHTLLACAVLRHQGVAARGRVGFARYLNPDFCHDHVVVEARLPDAGGRWVRFDPELTGPHGSLETPTDMPVGPESPFPTAAEVWRGWRAGDLDAQVFGVSPDSPVRGPWFIQNYVLRDVAHRHRDELLLWDFWGEMATPDGPLPAELVALTDRVAALTVGADAGDPAAEAELTALYTSRLRPGPMVLRLDPFAPQAPPVREALDPTPD, from the coding sequence ATGAACACTCATCAGAAGGCAGCATTCCGCGCCGACCAGCACACGGCCTACAGCGATCCCGGCCCGTGGGGCCATCTCCTCGCGGCGATCGACCCCGACGTGGAGAGCGTGTCGGCGGCCGCGCGCAACGTCATCGTCCACTATCGCGAGGCCATGGCGGACCTGCCGACGCACACGCGTGAGGACATCCACGGCCGGTGGCTCGTGCGCATCCTTGCTCGGGATCAGGCGCGCCACGGAGTCGGGCTGGCTGAGCACCGGGAGCTGACGCAACGCGTGCAGGGCTGCTGCCGTGACCACACGCTGCTGGCCTGCGCGGTGCTGCGCCACCAGGGAGTCGCGGCCCGCGGCCGCGTCGGCTTCGCCCGCTATCTCAACCCGGACTTCTGCCATGACCACGTGGTGGTCGAGGCCCGGCTCCCCGACGCCGGTGGTCGCTGGGTACGTTTCGACCCCGAGCTCACTGGCCCACACGGGAGCCTGGAGACCCCCACGGACATGCCGGTCGGGCCGGAGTCCCCGTTCCCCACGGCCGCAGAGGTGTGGCGCGGGTGGCGCGCTGGCGACCTCGACGCCCAGGTGTTCGGGGTCAGTCCGGACAGTCCGGTGCGTGGGCCGTGGTTCATCCAGAACTACGTCCTGCGGGACGTGGCCCACCGGCACCGCGACGAGTTGCTGCTGTGGGACTTCTGGGGGGAGATGGCCACCCCCGACGGTCCGCTTCCCGCGGAGCTGGTGGCTCTGACCGATCGGGTCGCCGCGCTGACGGTGGGCGCCGACGCGGGTGACCCGGCGGCCGAGGCCGAGCTGACCGCGCTCTACACCTCGCGGCTGCGGCCCGGTCCCATGGTGCTGCGTCTCGACCCGTTCGCGCCCCAGGCGCCGCCCGTCAGGGAGGCGCTGGACCCGACCCCAGACTGA
- a CDS encoding MerR family transcriptional regulator, producing MSPDPTALTTGAFRAATGLSVKALRLYDSTGLLPPAEVDRHTGYRYYAPSQVERAQRIALLRQAGMPLARIAAVLDTSADEAVVLLERWWAEQVADARRREGVVAYLRDELVERPAPGHSVRSRHVPERTVATLTAHVTQPDLVETIIALRSRLRAHLSEGGARHTDEHWVIYHGAVTPDSDGPVEVCVPYSGSAAPGADVVLRVEPAHEVAGVELTADQCAYPQILHAYAAVDRWVAGHGQPVGAPREIYPVPWDESPDAGTVAEVMRPYRVDSAPGAALSVQG from the coding sequence ATGAGCCCCGACCCGACGGCCCTGACGACCGGCGCCTTCCGTGCCGCCACCGGCCTGTCCGTCAAGGCACTGCGCCTCTACGACTCCACGGGGCTACTGCCTCCAGCGGAGGTGGACCGGCACACCGGCTACCGCTACTACGCACCGTCTCAGGTGGAACGGGCACAGCGCATCGCACTGCTGCGCCAGGCCGGGATGCCGCTGGCCCGGATTGCCGCGGTGCTGGACACCAGCGCGGACGAGGCTGTCGTGCTACTGGAGCGGTGGTGGGCAGAGCAGGTGGCGGACGCGAGGCGCCGGGAGGGTGTCGTGGCCTATCTGCGGGATGAGTTGGTCGAGCGACCTGCTCCCGGGCACTCAGTGCGCTCCCGCCACGTTCCGGAGCGCACCGTGGCAACGCTGACCGCCCACGTCACCCAGCCGGACCTAGTGGAGACGATCATCGCCCTGCGGTCCAGACTGCGCGCTCACCTGTCCGAGGGTGGGGCGAGGCACACCGATGAGCATTGGGTGATCTATCACGGCGCAGTGACCCCGGACAGCGATGGTCCTGTCGAGGTCTGCGTCCCCTACTCCGGATCCGCGGCACCGGGCGCCGACGTGGTCCTGCGGGTGGAGCCGGCGCACGAGGTGGCCGGAGTTGAGTTGACCGCCGATCAGTGCGCCTATCCACAGATCCTCCACGCCTATGCGGCCGTGGATCGCTGGGTGGCAGGACACGGGCAGCCGGTCGGCGCGCCGCGGGAGATCTACCCGGTGCCGTGGGACGAGAGCCCCGATGCCGGGACCGTGGCCGAGGTGATGCGCCCCTACCGGGTTGACTCGGCCCCTGGGGCGGCCCTCAGCGTGCAGGGATGA